The Scylla paramamosain isolate STU-SP2022 chromosome 20, ASM3559412v1, whole genome shotgun sequence nucleotide sequence tgcacaagactttcttctttctctcacccctattctgtccacctctctaacgcaagagttaaccagtattctcaatcattcatccctttctctggtaaactctggaactccctgcctgcttctgtatttccaccttcctatgacttgaattccttcaagagggaggtttcaagacacttatccaccaatttcttaccactactttgacccttttatgggactggcatttcagtgggcattttatttttagatttttgttgcccttggccagtatccttcctacataaaaaaaaaaaaaaaaacattacaggaaagatataggtctattagaatcagtacagaggagaatgactaaaaggatacaggggatgaggagtattccttacaagacgaggttgaagctgttaaatttgcattctttagagagacgtaggttaagagggggacctgatagaagtgtttaagtggtataagggttataacaagggggatgtaagcaatattcttaggatcagcaaccaggttagaacaagaaataacgggttcaagcttgaaaaatttaggtttaggagggagataggaaaaattggttctcaaatagagtggtagaagagtggaacgaactcagtaatcatgttgttagtgctaggacactagagagctttaagagaagattagacaaggttatggatggggataatagatggaaataggtaggtatatttcatacaaggactgccacgtgtaagcctggtcgcttcttgcagcttcccttattttttatgttcttatgaaagaagagaattgATGAGACAGGAAGCGTTGGATCCCACCATGTTTAATAAAGCTGAACGAGTGAATTTCCTGTGTATTATAGGAAATGTATTCAgtataaaaacagaaaaaagccTCCCGTATAAAAGTAGCACCTCTGAGAAGAAGGAATGTTAGCGAATACGACACACAATACATAAAATCTGACGGGAAAAAAGGAAGCTGGGGATAGTGGGGTGCCACTGAAaaagagatagttgtctggaagatgaatcagaagattttttttgtttttcatgtgttGAGCAACATAATGGTTACACTGCCTTATtcagaaatgagagaaagatctCGAGTTAGGTGCTCTGTGGCTTGTCTGCAAGTCTTGTTTGATTAATGTTGAGATGGACGCTTTTGACGTCGAGAAATGCAGGGTAGAGTTATCAACGTTAGCGATGATGGGGTAAGAAGTGTTTGGCTGAGATGACTTATGAGTAACAGGGCAGAACGCTGAGGAATATCTGCTAATAGCCTTACGAGATCATTGGTAGTCTACCATTCCAGCAATAGAACAGCCAGAAAAGAAGCTCGTGATAAAGATAGACACattgagataaatagagaatgTATTAGAGAATTttagaatttaaaaaaaaaaaatatgacagatCTTTGCAGGCCTTTAATACATatgagaaaatagtaaaaatttcATTAAAATCTCATACAGGATCATCAAAATTCATTTAGATGATTCGTTTGCAGAATCCAGCCTGACTACCATGCAGAAAGAAGACTGCGTACGGATAGATACTTGGGAATGCTTATGTTGAGGATAAACTCAAAACTTTAGAAAGACTGGAAATTAAAGTTATAGATCGGTAGTTTAAGAGAGATGTCACTATTCTTAAGAACGGTTtcctgcaagaaggaaaggtatataTTAATAGATTAGGAAGAATATGATTACACGGATTGAGCACGAAAACACAGTtaaagagaacgaggaaaatAAGCTTTCAGAGAGTTAGGGCCGGAGAAAGTATAGAAAAGAACCGTTACGAAGAATTTGAATGAGTGGCATATGCCCTAAGGAAGGAGCTGTACGAGGAAGAAACCGAGAATAATCCACTGTTGACTTGCCAGctttagaataaaaaaaattttgtgaAATGTATTCGTACACGCCAGAAGACAATGATCTACGTCATGTCCTTTGCACAAAGAAGTGGAtatctgacacggaagcaataacCATTCCAGAAAAAAATCAGAACAGTACTGTTCCAGTTCTTTCCGCTTGGCAGAGGCGCTATACTAGAGGAGCCTCGACTCCCGTCTTACATACACCCAGCTCTCAATACTCACACTTGACACTGGCCTGGATACTGTTGAGCAGTGTGAAGTGGATCTTGAGCCGCGCCTCCAGACGGTCTACCTCCCGTAGTTGCTCCTCCAGCAGGGCGAGGCGTGCCGCCAGAACTTCGGCTTTGTAGGGACATGGGTCTGGCCTCCTCTGTTCAGGCAAGGAACACACTGCCATCAGACAAGCAAGACTCATTATAATTATATCCTTAcagaagagcaagagaaaacATAGAACTGGATTCATCTGAGGCGTGTGGCTCATTATtgacagaaaaatagaaaaaaaaaaaaacatcagtaaTGTTCTCcaatgcctccttccctcccccgtcCTGACACTCACGTGACAGCAGTCGCCGTGATGGTGGCAGCCCACCATTTGTGCAGTCACGAGGTACTTCAGCTGTTCCCACTTGCTTAGGTATTCCGGCAGCTGCACAATGGGGCAACGAGAGGGCGGCGGCGTTGGGCTGACACGCTTCTTACGTCTCGAGGGACGAACTGGTGCCGCTTCTCCGCTCTGTTCGTCAGACTCCACGGCGACGTGTGAGCTTACGAACATAAAGACataagaaaattagagaaactGCAAGgccatcagtcctacacgtgACAGCCCCTTTAAAAGATATTCCTACTtgttttcacctatcatcccccaTCCATAATTCCgtttaatcttcctttaaaaCTTCTCTCTTGACTCGGCACCAggaacctgattactgagtctgttctggTCATTTATCACTCTATCACAAAACCAGTTTCTTTCTGCCTCTTTTTGAAAatataactttatcaagcttgaactcataatttcttgtcttatcctgACTACTTATACTTAGAGTTATGTTTGTGTCCCAGTGTTTGTCACTCAGtttggtttgtcattcaatttAGCTTGCCGGTCAGTTTTGTTTGTCACTCAAACTTATGTCACCCAATTTTGTTTGTCaacctattttttttcgtcactCAGTTTTGTTCGTTACCTAGTTTTCTTCGTCACCTAATCTTGTTCGTCACTCATTTTGTTCATAACCGAGTTTTGCATGTCAATCATTTTGTTTGTCACTTAATTTTGTTTATGCCTTAACGTTTTTCATTCAATATTATTTGTCACTCGTTTTCTTAGTCATTTGTCATCTAATTTCGTGTGTCGCCCAATTTTGAGACCCAATGTTTGTCACTTCTTTTGTTAATCACTCATGTCGTTCGTCATTCAGTTTTGTTCATAACTCAATATTGTTTATCACCCAATTTGTATCTGTCACCTTAGAAAGCTAAGGCTTCCCACCCCTTCCGCCGTGCTAGCTCCTTCATTTCCACTTGCATTCCAAACACCCGCCAGAGGCTCCGTCAACGTGGCCAGCGGGCCGGGTTGGGGGTGGGTCACCAGGATACCCTGAAGGTCCCGCAGCACGACATCTAGGGCCGTGAGTTCCTGTAGACCTGTCTCCGTCACGCCCCGGGCAGACCCACAcaataccagcaccaccaagccGACGAACACGACCAAGTGCGGCGACATGGTGGCGGCCTGTGTGTATTGGAGTGGcagttactaccaccaccacgaccatcaccaccatcaacaagcGAGAACTATTACTGTTTTTAATATGGAAGCACAAGTTGATGTGTAAAAAtcatctttactactactactgctactaccatattcaccagcatcaccaccaccataaatactatcattactataagcatcaccactatcaccaccaccaccagtaaaaaaaaaataccactgtTTTTAATATGGAAATACAAGTAAGTGTGCAAAAATCATTCTTatcactgccgccaccacaaccaccaccaccacaaccaccactaccaccaccatcaccaccatcaccaccaccaccaccaccaccaccaccaccaccaataacaacaacaacaacaacagcaacaacaaaactacaaactacaaaacaacaacaagtacgacgacgacgacgacgacgacggctATTATAAATATGGAACCACAAGTTCATGTATAAAAAAGTAATCTTAACTACTATTATAACGTTTCCCACTATTGTCATAAatgctatcatcaccaccactctaagcaacatcattaccatcatcaataacaataataccaccacaaccttctttactactagtaccaccacaaccatcaccagcaccactatcatcaccatcaccaccactgccgctgccgccaccaccaccaccaccaccaccatcattaacaccactaccactacagaacCACACCCATAAGAAACATTATTAGCACTACAACCTCCACACTTATATCACACCATCATCCACATCACTGTTActacatcatcaccattaccatcactaacaccagcaccaccactaccacctctacaccattactatcaccatcatttccTGTGTGGCAGTATCAATACATTCTCCCTACACCCACAGACACCCACACAGAGACTCACTGCCCATGTGCGCGTGTCCAGCCCTTCAGTGCTCAGCGTATCTCAAGTGTGTGATCCTAACGTGGCTCAAACAGTCTGGGTGTGTGGCACGTTGATCTACACGGTCTTCACACACTGCCTGTTCCCATTACCCAGTCCCTTTACCTTTCTCCATTAGCCAGAACAGCCTACAAGCACACCTTCACCCTTTATCAACTCATAACTTATACCCACACTACCTTTAATGCATCAAAAAATACCCTAGATATCTATAACTATCAGCACATTCAATGCGCAGTCACACATCTGGTGATATAATGCAAGGAGGcttctactgctgttgctattgctgcCGCCGAACCTACATCGCTGCCGCCGCACAAAAGGGTCTCTGTTAGCGTGAAGGTCTGAGGACTggcgcgagggagggagggtggcaggcgagggaagaaagagggagggggaggaggggcatATTCAAGGTTGATAGGACTGAGCATTTCGTGTTGAGCAAGGatgtgatggagggaagaagcgaGGGAAGGCAAGAAGCGGTAATGTAACAAGATGGGATGacatgaggggaggaagaagaaggtggaaggagagaagaggaaaaaaagaaggaagctgaggagggaaggggatcgACAACGaggcaaggagaaagaaaacaagggagcgagggaagaaaagaaaaagtgaaaaacggAAGGAGGAACGGAAGGAATTGATTATTAAGATAAGCCAGGGAGCAGGTAccgagaaaagagagagaataaactactgataaaacaaagaatgaCTGAACGAAGAATACGACAAAGTGAGTGGAAGAAATAATACGTTCATACATCAATCCAAGGTAACGTGTCAAGGAGGAAGTTGAATGTTATCACTGCAGGACAGAGGTGCGTTATTTACAAACATTAATGGTCTGAAATACTTGAGATTACTCTGCACACTTTGGTCCTTACTCTTACACCTCTACTTTGATgattcctactctctctctctctctctctttctctctctctctctctctctctctctctctctctctctctctctctctctctctctctcctcctcctcctcctcctcctcctcctgttcctactactactactactactactactactgataataataataataataataataataatgataataataataataatagtaataataataataataatagtaataataataataataataataataataataataataataataataataataataacgataacaataataataataacaataataataataatgataataatgataataataataataataataataataataataataataataataataataataataacaataataattatagtaataataataataataataataataataataataataataataataataataataataataataataataataataatactgccaTTGGTAATATAATAGAAGTAAaaggtgataatagtagtagtagtagaataagtagtagtagttgcagtagtagcagaactggtggtggtggtggtaatggtagcaATGGTAGTACCACAATCACGTTCGTCATTATCAAAATAATAATTGCTGCTGCTCCTAATGGTGTcacgtctacacacacacacacacacacacacacacacacacacacacacacacacacatacacacacacacacacacacacacacacacacacacacacacacacacacacacacacagacaccccccccccagaagccaccacagcacagttactcaccgctcacatcatcgacattgctgatgccctgagggtgaagtatcctgccgccaaactggtcatctgtggggactttaacagattagatatcaacgatatcctacaccagctacacctcacccaggtcgtgaacttccccacccaccagcaagccatcctcgaccttatactgacagacctgggccagcagtactcgcctcccaagccgctgcctcccatgggacggagcacccacctctccatactatgacacccacacccaccaaatcgaccccccggtcagctgtcaccaggacccaccgccccatgcctgactcagccatgagggagtttgggcagtgggtgacacaacacccgtggaccgaggtgctggctgtggaggacgtccacttaaaatggcaaaattacgtcgccaccaccacagaagccttccaccgctacttcccagccaagagcgtcgcAACGCACCcatctgatgctccctggatgacaccccgcattaaaagactcatgcgtcagcggacctgggcgttccactcctgcccggtcttatacaggaaactaagaaacagagtgatcagggagattaaggctgcaaaggcaaactattacccagacaagatacacaacctcaagctgaccaacaacagacagtggtacgctaagatcaaagctctgtgtggcctacaaaagcacacttcgtctcttccttgcacctcacaccttcctgctactctcgcggctcaagagatgaacgatcactttgctgctatctgtcaaacctttcctcccctccacaccactctgcttcctgcctatcttccggcaccctctcatccccccagtgtccaggcggtggatgtttttaagagaatactcaaattcaaaccaagatccaccactcccactgacctccctataaaaatttacaaggaatttgctgtagagctagcaacaccgctatgctccataataaacgcttcactctcccaacactcttgccccgaggactggaagacatcttacgtcacccccatccccaaaacctccagtccacagccactcaatgacctcaggccagtctctatcacccccatccctagccttatttgtgaagattttgtatatgactgggcctacaccaaaatctgtaataccgtggatatcagacagtttgaaaatattaaagccacctctacctcacattacctgaccagcttgaattcatccacagccacctggacaagcgaaacacctctctagctgttgcttttgtggacttcagaaaggcttttgatcttgttgatcacactgttgtcatcagcaaggcagtaagtctgggtctccctcctaacctgatagcgtggctagccaagttcctcacagggaggcgtcaggccgttcgctatcagggctctgtctctactttccaacagctgacatgtggggtcccccaggggaccaagatgggtcctctatgcttcctcctcctcattaacgacgccctcactgacaccccccatcgctggaagtatgtggacgactgcaccgtgggcgtcccagtttccaccaagaacccggactactcgccactgcaagcgattctggagcggctgcagacgtggacggaggagagcaggatgaccatcaaccacagcaaaactgtggtgatgcatttctgtacctcctctgtaccagtgccccccccccagctctcagtgggccctcaccccctccaggtggtccgatgtgccaggctcctcggagtcacggtggacgaccagctgacctggaagcagcatgtcgccagcaccataagatcagctacctacaggctgtacatgctgcgcagactcaggtcgctggggacgccgacagatgagttaaggggggtgtatcttaccttcatcctccccaaactcatgtacgcctccccagcgtggtcctcctccctcacacaaactcaacagctacagttggagagtgtgcagaaaagggcgtgcatggtcatccttggccctgcatacaccacctatgaagaagccctgaacaccctgaacctgtccagactatccaccaggtaccgtgaggctctggagaagtttggaagtggacttctgcatcatccacctctcagaaacatgctgccgcctgacgcgcctcgcccgacccgtgccaccagacaccacaacaagataacgcccctaaaggcgccgcgtacggaccggtacagactcagtgcgattcccaccatggtgcgagccatcaatcaatagtcccttctagatttgacttacctttaggattaatgtcaagtatttccccacccccaatgtacattttcagtttgttgactgccttaagaataaaccgtttattattattattattattattattattacacacacacacacacacacacacacacacacacacacacattgctgctACTTCAATGACAACAGAGACTGACTTCAACAAGTAAGGAAGATTTTCGCTaagtgtattatgactgttatCGCCACTTTCTTGGAGCGATCAGTGCAGGATAATGAGACCCGTTTCACGCTGACTCAATGTTTTGATTGAATCGGTCAAAACCTGGGAACATGAACATGTTCTCATAAAGACAAATATATACTGGTAACTTTACAGTCTCAGCCTTATAGAATAGGGTTATAGGTTTACGTTACTGCCCGCATTGGTAGCTTAACAGTCTCAGCCTTACAGAATAAGACTACAAATTGTCCTACTGCACACTTTTACATAAAACAGGACATAATGTTATACTGAGTATGTTGTAGTCAAGACACTCACGTGTTGGCTGGTCATTTAACTCTCAATGCGAAACGCTCGTTCACGACATCTGCTCCCCTTTACTGTATACCTGCTTCTGCCCCAGGCAGGGCAGAGTTGGATGTCCCTCACATATGTTTCTTGTGTGAAGTCTTTGAAGTCCATCTCTGACGTCCATTAACCCGGCCGAGGCTAACTTTATCAGGTCAGCAAAATATcttctccccatcccctccATTACCATcctcagtgctctctctctctctctctctctctctctctctctctctctctctctctctctctctctctctctctctctcctctttgacAGTAACACTCCCCCTGTCGAGCTTTGCACGAAACCGTAAGTCATGCCTAATGACTAGGTTAAGCTATAAGTTCAGCGGCCTGTTACTTGAGCCAAGTGCGGAGAATCACTGTGGGCCCATGGCCCCTCACTTGAAGAGGATCGTACCCCAGGGTCTCACAGGGATCCCGAGTCTTGGATGTCTGCAACGTCTTCCAGGAGACAAAGTTTCGTACTTGGACACAAGAGCACTGAACCCTTGGTTTTCACCTTGAGATTCCGTACCAGGTCGTCATCGCTCGGCATCATCAGGGTCTTGATgctgtcctcttcctcattgCTCCACACGGTTAACAACAGTATCCCCTTTCCCACCTCTGGATCACTGTCACTAAGATTTGAGAGTTGTTGTGAGTATGTAGGCCAGTCCCTTTCATCCAGCTCCAAAAACGGGGGTCCCCGTAGCCATCAACTCTTACTGGTGAATCTGTCTCCTTCTACTCCCCAAAAAGCGTCGTCAGCAGGATTTGATTCTGTGCTGACATATCGCCATTGTTCAGGTTTGGACATGTTGTGTATCATTCCCACACAATTGGCTACAACGGTAAGGAAAGGCCTCTTGGTATTCCTTATGTATTGAATCACTGCTGTGCTGTCTGTCCAGAACACTGACCGAGACACAGGTAGTTCTATGTCCTTTCTCTCCAGTTCATCAGTGAATTTCCTTAAGCCCTTTACATCACCTGCTTTCAGAGGAGGTTGCAAGATTCCTTGTATCATTTAATCCACAAAGGTGTCTTCATCATCATATCCCCCTTCAAACAGTTCGAGAGGGCGTTCAAACCCAATGTTAGGATCTTCGATTTTCATACATGCCCGGACCTTATCTCTAATTTGTCTGGTGTATGCAGAAATTAGTGTCTCTAGTTTGACGATAGCAGGCATACCCATGACTTCGACATGCCTTTGGAAAGCTTGCTTAAACTCCCAAATTCAAAACAGGTTCCTTCACTAAATGTGGGTGTCACTCTCTTTGAGAGTTGTAAGCTTCTAAGGAGCTTGGCAAATCCATTACCCTGTGATTCTTCATCAGCTTCCGTTGTCTTATTCAGCCCTTTGTGCTCCCCCTGGTGAAGCACTCCCGACAAGACATCAAGCGTGGCTATTGAGGATTCTTTATCCTCCCCCTGGTTTACTTGATCCGGTGCAGTCTCAATCTCTACGAGTTCCTGAGGCGATGTTCTTCAGGCCACTTTATCGATCCCTTTACCGGATTCACGTTGTTCCGCCTTATCTTTGGTCAGGAGAGTCATTACTGATTGCTGTATTCTTTAGACTGCATCAAAAAGAGACTCCACCTTATGCTCCAAACCTGGTGATGGTAAAGAGAGGGTGATGGTGTTAGCCTCCTCACCACTCTTGAGTGAGCCATTGTCATcaacttcatctttcctctgaAGTGCCTCAGCTTCCTCTTGTCGATCCATGCTGGCCAGCTACGTTGGACAAACTTAAGTATT carries:
- the LOC135110190 gene encoding putative cuticle collagen 99 isoform X2, with translation MSPHLVVFVGLVVLVLCGSARGVTETGLQELTALDVVLRDLQGILVTHPQPGPLATLTEPLAGVWNASGNEGASTAEGVGSLSFLSSHVAVESDEQSGEAAPVRPSRRKKRVSPTPPPSRCPIVQLPEYLSKWEQLKYLVTAQMVGCHHHGDCCHRRPDPCPYKAEVLAARLALLEEQLREVDRLEARLKIHFTLLNSIQASVKYPGQPGERGPPGRKGHQGFKGLPGYSGGPGTCRITGQADPPSAGPPGPQGNKGNPGAPGDKVCGCDGDKGDPGSQGASRRGASGPRGLKGQKGGRGRDLPLFHG
- the LOC135110190 gene encoding putative cuticle collagen 99 isoform X1, yielding MMAATMSPHLVVFVGLVVLVLCGSARGVTETGLQELTALDVVLRDLQGILVTHPQPGPLATLTEPLAGVWNASGNEGASTAEGVGSLSFLSSHVAVESDEQSGEAAPVRPSRRKKRVSPTPPPSRCPIVQLPEYLSKWEQLKYLVTAQMVGCHHHGDCCHRRPDPCPYKAEVLAARLALLEEQLREVDRLEARLKIHFTLLNSIQASVKYPGQPGERGPPGRKGHQGFKGLPGYSGGPGTCRITGQADPPSAGPPGPQGNKGNPGAPGDKVCGCDGDKGDPGSQGASRRGASGPRGLKGQKGGRGRDLPLFHG